Proteins encoded in a region of the Panicum hallii strain FIL2 chromosome 3, PHallii_v3.1, whole genome shotgun sequence genome:
- the LOC112886048 gene encoding pentatricopeptide repeat-containing protein At2g31400, chloroplastic, whose amino-acid sequence MATHFTPSQAHAASHAAAHHHSASAAAAVTAAATARLQASAPPASASAAAAALCPPHLLAASSPASSSAACPPANNPIFVGPGAPWVQQPQRAAAAAAALGPEFRRARTTRTISKRTRGGGGSAGAQDRGRVSSAAAGRCVDKLLRVGPEDRRALGAALSSFRGELVAPEDYCQVLRELGDRDKSAYRAFEVFYAALPLVGGGAVGKGKLLTAAIGALGKMGRPDLARRAFDTGIAGGYGNTVFAHSALISAYARSGLATEAMGVLELMKGAGLRPTTVSYNAVIDACGKGGVDFTFTLGYFRQMLHDGLCPDRKTFNSLLAACSRAGHLEDARAVFDEMIHLGSGRDIYTYNTFVDAICKCGNMELAMQVVLDMEANNVKPNVVTYSTLMDGFSKLEKYDEALKLRGKMKSLGIQLDRVCYNTLLAIYVKTGKYGEIASVCEEMESLGIDKDTVTYNSLINGYGKQGRLDMVAFLVQDMRAQGVAPSVLTYSTLIDIYSKAGMHGDAFNVYLDFKESGLKADVVLFSSFIDTLAKNGLVECALSLLDEMMKMGIKPNVVTYNTIIDAFGKSKILTEEDPEIGDMGIVGVYGGQIVRSANSATSGGRSAIDVRMRRSQELFFILELFQKMVQQGVQPNVVTFSAILNACSRCNSFEDAALLLEQLRLFDNFVYGVAYGLLMGHQEVWSQARSLFNQLGRMDSPTSSAFYNALTDVLWHFGQRQGAQQVVLEGVNRRVWENTWSEFCLDLHLMSCGAAQAMVHAWLLNVRSIVFAGRAMPEFLSILTGWGKHSKIAGSSTLRRVIEALLLSIGAPFQVERFNIGRFVSPSAVVAAWLRESGTINILLLRNERVQHANLPNLVPRLQALQL is encoded by the exons atgGCGACGCACTTCACGCCGTCGCAGGCGCACGCGGCGTCGCACGCAGCGGCGCACCACCACTCGGcgtcggccgcggccgccgtcaCGGCCGCGGCCACCGCGCGCCTGCAGgcgtccgcgccgccggcctcggcatcggccgcggcggcggctctgtGCCCGCCGCACCTCCTCGCGGCGTCGTCCCCGGCCTCCTCCTCTGCGGCGTGCCCGCCCGCCAACAACCCCATCTTCGTCGGCCCCGGCGCGCCGTGGGTTCAGCAGCCCCAGCGCGCCGCTGCTGCGGCCGCGGCGCTCGGCCCGGAGTTCCGGCGCGCGCGCACCACCCGGACCATCTCCAAGCGCACCCGCGGGGGCGGTGGCAGTGCGGGAGCCCAGGACCGCGGCCGCGTGTCCTCGGCTGCCGCGGGGCGCTGCGTCGACAAGCTGCTCCGCGTGGGGCCTGAAGACCGGCGAGCACTTGGTGCGGCTCTCTCATCCTTCCGGGGTGAGCTAGTCGCTCCAGAGGACTACTGCCAGGTACTCCGGGAGCTCGGCGACAGGGATAAATCGGCATACCGTGCCTTTGAGGTGTTTTATGCTGCATTGCCTCTTGTTGGTGGTGGTGCTGTCGGGAAAGGCAAACTTCTGACTGCCGCCATTGGTGCGCTTGGCAAGATGGGTCGACCAGACCTGGCAAGGAGGGCTTTTGATACTGGCATTGCTGGGGGATATGGCAACACGGTGTTTGCGCACTCTGCCCTCATCTCAGCTTATGCGAGGAGTGGACTCGCAACTGAGGCCATGGGGGTGCTCGAGTTGATGAAGGGTGCAGGCTTGCGGCCTACTACAGTGTCATACAATGCTGTTATTGATGCATGCGGAAAAGGGGGTGTCGACTTTACGTTCACACTTGGGTATTTCCGTCAGATGTTGCATGATGGGCTCTGTCCAGACCGCAAGACGTTTAATTCACTTCTTGCGGCATGTAGCCGGGCTGGCCATTTGGAAGATGCTCGTGCTGTCTTCGATGAAATGATCCATCTTGGGAGTGGGCGTGACATTTACACTTACAACACATTTGTTGATGCAATTTGCAAGTGTGGCAACATGGAGCTGGCTATGCAGGTTGTCTTGGATATGGAAGCAAATAATGTCAAGCCAAATGTTGTTACATATAGTACGCTTATGGATGGCTTCTCCAAACTGGAGAAATATGATGAGGCACTCAAGTTGCGTGGAAAGATGAAGTCTTTGGGAATTCAACTGGACCGAGTTTGCTACAACACCTTGCTGGCCATATATGTGAAGACAGGGAAGTATGGTGAAATTGCTAGTGTGTGTGAAGAGATGGAGAGTTTGGGTATTGACAAGGACACTGTCACTTACAATTCCTTGATTAATGGATATGGAAAGCAAGGACGCTTGGATATGGTTGCTTTCCTTGTTCAAGATATGCGGGCGCAAGGTGTAGCTCCTAGTGTGCTGACATACTCAACTTTGATAGATATCTATTCAAAGGCAGGAATGCATGGAGATGCATTTAATGTCTACTTGGATTTTAAGGAGTCTGGTCTAAAGGCAGATGTTGTTCTGTTCAGCTCTTTTATTGATACGTTGGCCAAGAATGGCTTGGTAGAGTGTGCTTTGTCTTTGCTTGATGAGATGATGAAGATGGGTATCAAGCCAAATGTTGTAACCTACAACACAATTATTGATGCGTTTGGCAAATCTAAGATTCTTACTGAGGAGGATCCTGAGATTGGAGACATGGGAATTGTTGGGGTTTATGGTGGCCAGATTGTAAGGTCCGCTAATTCAGCTACCAGTGGAGGCCGTTCTGCCATTGATGTTCGGATGAGGAGGTCCCAGGAATTATTTTTCATTCTGGAATTATTTCAGAAGATGGTCCAGCAGGGTGTACAACCAAATGTTGTAACATTTTCTGCGATCCTGAATGCTTGCAG TCGCTGTAATAGTTTTGAAGATGCAGCCCTTTTACTGGAACAGCTTCGCTTGTTTGATAACTTTGTATACGGGGTTGCGTATGGACTTCTGATGGGCCATCAAGAAGTTTGGTCTCAAGCACGGTCCCTCTTTAATCAGTTGGGACGCATGGATTCTCCAACATCTTCTGCCTTTTACAATGCTCTTACTGACGTGCTGTGGCATTTTGGCCAG AGACAAGGAGCTCAGCAAGTTGTGCTCGAAGGGGTAAACCGTCGTGTTTGGGAGAACACGTGGAGCGAGTTCTGCCTGGACCTGCACCTCATGTCATGTGGTGCAGCTCAAGCAATGGTTCATGCATGGCTCCTGAATGTGCGCTCTATTGTCTTCGCAGGACGAGCTATGCCTGAATTTTTAAG CATTCTGACAGGATGGGGAAAGCATAGCAAGATAGCTGGTTCAAGCACTCTCAGACGTGTCATTGAAGCATTGCTCCTTTCAATTGGAGCGCCGTTTCAGGTCGAGCGCTTTAATATTGGAAGGTTTGTGTCACCTAGTGCTGTGGTGGCTGCCTGGTTGAGAGAGTCTGGCACCATTAACATTCTTCTCCTCCGCAATGAGCGAGTACAGCATGCAAACCTGCCCAATCTGGTACCGAGGTTACAGGCGTTGCAGTTGTAG